Below is a genomic region from Raphanus sativus cultivar WK10039 chromosome 4, ASM80110v3, whole genome shotgun sequence.
TTAAAGCGAGAAAAAGTTGAAACGAAAAAAGTTGATATAAAATAGACTGATTGCCTACCAAAAAGTTAATTAGGTGCAAGCATATATAGTTTGGTTGGTGTTTTAGTCGATGGAAGCAGAGACTTTTTTTTACTCATGCATTTGCAATCATTTCCAAAAGTAGCTTTGCATTTTGTTATCTCCGCAAAATTCTGATCTGACTGAGATTACCATTTAAAACTTTACTGCCAACTTCTATGTCACTTGCAACTTTTGAACACTCAAACAGACGAAAACatgaaaatgaaacaaaaaagtaaattcCATTCATATGTTTATgcttatataataattatatatttcttcAATTAAAAATGGAATTATAATGTTCTGAGAACAATAATAGTGAAGACGTAGACAAAACTCTCTCTAAAGTgctaattcattttttttcaaagaacaTATATTCTTTGGCCAAGAAAATGCCATTTTGATGCAACTTATCtatattttgaaactaaaactaCAAGATGTAATATGTAGTAAACTAACTATTTAATGACGTTGCTACACTTTCTGAAATCTTATTGTGAAAGATGGAATCTATCTCAGTAATGTGCACATTGCATAGATAGATTAATGAATACTCTTTATCCTACATAAACATATCAGTGAACTTTttaactagaaaaaaaaaattctcttattCTAATAAGATTTGTTATAACTTACATACCAAGAAATTTTGCAAAACAGCCTACAAATCTATGATCATAATTTACATCATTGGAGCCAAGAAGAAGTGGATTATTTGGTTGCTTATGGGACCAAATTGAAAAGCTAAAACTATTAATGTATTCTCTTTGGTAACACATAAAGTCCAAAATCTCACATGTAAGAGACTGAGTGGTGTAAAATACCCCATACTCCCATGATCACATACTTAATGTTCACGATGTCTATCGTTCTGTTTTAGGAATCTTCTCTAATTAGTAAACCTAGACTCCTCcatctctttccttttttttgatcaactgaTTATGCATTAATAAAAGAGATAGTCTGGGCCTTGGCCCGTTACTATTGTACGTATCAGAGCGATACACATCGTGAATATCAAGTGTGATATCATGGAAGTATCTCTTGATGTTATCTTTTACATATTTGTGCGCATATACTAAGTTGTCAAGAAGAAAAGGGGATGTGATCATGATTCAATTACATGAAGATATGCAAGTTGAAATCACCAAGCCAATAAATATACTTTcctactttttattttatctctTTTTGACTTTGTTATATAATGACAATGATTATGTTGGATGGTATCTTGGATTTGGTGATTGAATTTatgaaatcaaagaaaattattattatgatgATCATATGAATTTGGCCCATCCCTCCATGAACAAATTGAATATGATTTCTTTAACTAGCTAAGCCTTCAAATCATTCCATTAAAGCCTCTTTTGCACCAGCAATCACATGCATATTATTCTTtatttgtctctctctctcatcatcaCCATATGCACCGTTTACCTCAGTAATAAgcgtttgtatatatatatatatatatatatatatatatatatatatcacggGTCTTTCTTAATTTCTCAGAGTAATGAACtgatttagagagagagagagagagagagagagagagagagagagagagagagagagagagagagagagagagagagagagagagagagagagagagagagagagagagttaaagAGAGTTTTAGAGAGTGTTTGTTTTCTTAGTGTGGTGAGCTAGTAGTGTAATTAAGATCAGAATGAAAATCTCCACATCTTTAGGGACTGTTTTGGTTTCCGTTATCTTCTATCTATCCTCTGCTTCACCATTTGTCATCTGTTCATCTCTTGACGTCACCATTGATAACCATTCACCAAGCCATCGCAAGAACAACGGATCCCTGGTACATAATTTAACTGGTTCTTGCTTCCTCATTTATACAagcttatatattatatgattctCAGTACATTTGGATACATATTTttagctaataatatttttgaatgtatttgctactagttttaagttttaaccatTAACTGAACCATTATCTTAATTTTGAATGACAGTTGAGTAATCAAATGATTACCAGCATAAAGCTTCATGGCATTCTCTTATGGGCTTCAATGGGATTTCTTATGCCAATGGGGATTCTCTTCATTAGAATGGCCAATAAAGCTAATGAAAATGGAAGAAATGTAAAAGTGTTCTTCTACCTTCATGTCATTTTCCAGGTAATTTAATTAGTATCCATCCCCTCATAAATGTTTATAATGATGGAAAATGTAAATTATTGTTAAGAGATTGTATCATTCTACAATATAATATGtggaaaaatatttcaaatctttAGTTTGAACTCATGATGACATCTCACTTTAATCATTTTCTCCactataaacataatattaaatatgctatatatataaggggtaaaacttttaaataagggaaatactatttttaaattgaagATCAAGAAGCACTCATATTAGTCTTACATTTACTCAATTTCAACAGCTAGATACATATGCACTGAAATAATTTCAGATAGATAGCTTAAGAAGGAAATGCTTCTTGAAATTTCTATAGCTGATCATGGTTTCTTAAATATTAAGGGAAATGAAGTACACACTATGATTACACTCTTTGTTTTCTTACACACATACTCGAATCCATCATCAGTACATATATATGCACACACACATAAAATACAAGATTTTACTTATATGAgattgtataaatttttttctcttacGTTATATATGAGCAGATACTAGCAGTGGTTTTGGCAACAATAGGAGCTATAATGTCTTTAAGAACATTGGAGAACTCCTTTAACAACAACCATCAAAGACTTGGCCTGGCTCTTTATGTTGCCATGTGGCTCCAATTCTTGACCGGTATCTTCAGGCCCTCTAGGTACATATACGTACATAAAACACCATTTATATGTATCTATCCATGCCTCAGTTCTCACACTTCTCGCGATATTATCGGCTGCATTGTAGAGGGAGCAAAAGGAGGTTGAAATGGTTTTTATTGCATTGGATTCTTGGAACAATAGTGTCAGTAGTTGGCATAATAAACGTATACACAGGCATAAGAGCTTACCAAAAGAAGACATCTTCAAGTAGAGACTCAAGTATTTGGACAATCTTGTTCACAGCTCAACTCTCTTGTCTTGTTCTCTTCTATCTAATTCAAGACAAATTGGAACATTTTCAAAAGCAAAGAGTGGTTATTGATGAATTGGATCATCATCAAAATACTGACACGAATGGAAGAAGTAATGACCAAACTATTCAAGTGGTAACAAGAAATGATCAAGAACAAAAGGTCATGGTTCCTCAGCCTTGTCGCAAGAGTAATGCACTTGTGAATCTGTTTAAACTGATTTGATTGGTCAAGATCAACTATATaaggatttgatttttttttttggatgtgATCCTcagtatcatattttattttaaatatttttatgacaTATACTATTGGATTTGCTTCcgtttgtatgttttttttcttgagaaTTTTGTAAGTAtagtctttgttttgttttcttttagtaTATACTTTTATTTGAATAGTTTAATCTCTGTAACATGATAAAAGAAAGAGATCAGAAAAAGTCGTTTaaagtgaaaaatgaaaatataggatatatattctttcTTATTGAGGGGTCCAGATTTGGTGAATTGCTGAAGATTTAGCACCAAGTTAATCAacttaacaaataaataaataaaataaaaatttacagtACTTTTTTGTTGTTGGGAGGTGACGTCAGTCATGAGACGCATGACGCGGGATAAATATTGGGCCTAAATAAACAAAGAGAGGCCCATTAGTAGGCAAAAAGGCCCAACGTCATTAATATGATTATAATTAGTTTATCGTCAAACTCTGTATTGTACAGATTCATagagcgaagaagaagaagaagaatgggagGCGAAGAGGAGACAAAGATGAGAGTGGTAGTCGAATCGCTGGGATGGATAACGGAATCTTCCATCATGCCGAAGAAACACCGCGCCATCGAAGGCGTGGGTCCTTCCTCGATCATGGAGCTCAAGGCTCAGCTCTACAAGTCTCAGGAAGAAGCTAAGCAGACGAAGGATTTCGCGGGATCCGATGCTCAGTACCACCGCGCCAAGGAAAGGATCGCCGCTAAAGATTCTTTCGCCGCGAAGAACTCCGGCGTCGAGGGTCGAGCTCTCAAGTGAGTCTGAATCTTCCTTTTTTTGAAATTGCTTACCAATTTGATTTGTGAATTAGGGTTTTATGATGCGAGATTAGGGTTTGTTAATCGATTAAGATTAGACGTggattaagcaaaaaaaaagtatgaaacttgGGCAGGTTGGAGAAGAATCTCAGGTTAGATGATTTGGGAATTAGggttttaaaattcaaatcgaATGAGATTGGACGATAATCGAGCTTCCAAGCTTAAATAGATTGATTTATATGAAATTGAACTTAAATTAAGCAGAAAAGTTTGAAACTTGAGCATGTTGTAGAAGAATCACAAGTTAGATGATTTGggaattagtttttttttttataatgcaAATCGAATAAGATTGGACGATAATCGAGTTTCCAAGCCTAATTAGATTGATTTATATGAAATTGAACTTAGATTAAGCAGAAAAGTATGAAACTTAGGCATGTTGTAGAAGAATCACAAGTTAGATGAACTTATTTAAGACGATAGGACTTGGTTCTGGATTCAAATAGTTTGCTTTTGAATGTGGGAAGTGCAGGGACAAGATCGAGCTTAAAGCGGTTAAAGACGGAGCAGTTAGCTACGCTGCGTTGGAGAAGAAGGCTCAGTTATATGAGAAGCTTGCAAGGGGGGAGCTTTCGGATGAAGAAGCCGAGGAGAAGTACTGTGTTGATTTCTTCAGGAAAGGAACAGAACATGGGGAAGATTTACAAGCACCAAGGACTAGTAACATTTCCATTTCGGCACCACCTGAGGATTTAAAAGCAGATGGTGAGGATGATGGTTCGCTGCTGTTTAGCACCAAATTTGCCGGGCTCGGACGTGCGGTTGAGACAGCTGATATAAGTCAACACGTGCGTATGGTCAGGTAGATTGTTGTCTCTCCTTGTTCTCCGTTTAGTTATGTCCGAGAAGGAATTGATAAGTCCTCTGCTTTTATAAAGCGaatcaacatatatatacatatattatatatatctgaTTAGTAatgcaaattttgtttttgcagaGAGGTTCATCAAGAAGTGAATCAAGCGAGAGAAAAGGCAACAGAGTTGAAGCAAAGGAGACAAGAGCAGGCAACAAATCGTCGGGAGAAACTCAAGCAAGCTTATCTTCGGAAGCAGCTCGAGAAACTTAAAGctcagcaacaacaacaaccgcagCAACAAGATGAGGggaaaatttgatttatttgatgTGTTTTTTTACTTTGCCAAGCTTTTAATGACTTGGGAGATACATAAATCCCAGAAAAAGGTAATTAAGCTGATCAAAGAAACATCAGACTTATTTGAATGAGTATCAATTTTAAGTTCGATTAGATGGATAGCTTTTATATTGTATTTGTGACTAGTATGTTCTTTTGTAAAGAGTaagtaaaatttttgttttccaatctcaaaaaagaaaaagaaacaattcTTTTGCATTGTAGCTATGATTGAtgcttttaagttttaaatctGTACTACACAACAGGTTGTTTCGTTATAAAATGTCCATTACAGATTTCAGGTGTATACTGTGCTCCAAATGAATTcaatagatttataaaattaacaacACTGAGTTAACCAAATGACAGTTTGGCCGAGTGGTCTAAGGCGCCAGATTTAGGCTCTGGTCCGAaagggcgtgggttcaaatcccacaGCTGtcaatttgtttttcatttttgtttgttgtaaAGGATGTTTTCAGTTATTTGACTGCCACATGGCGACTATCACAAATTACTAATACCTACCCTGCATTACACTCTAACTCTCTTGAAGAAAATGTAAgacaagttttaaattttgcagAAGATTGATGGTCAAACGAAACAACAACCGTTGATGCCTCTGTAGCTATTGTGGAGAGAATATGGCAGTACGCAACAAGTTGATCTTTCAACACAAACGGCTGAATCCTCGTCGGGACGTGGACAGTGTTAATGCAGAGGTGTGTGGATGGTTGAAAGTTCATCAGACTTCTACTATACGGTAGACAATGTCTCTCGCTATATGTCCTTGAAGCCACCCCATTAGGAATGGTCTAATACATGCcagaaagaaaagaacaaaaaaaactagtggCTGAGTGAATTGTACACTGCAGAAGATAGAGACATACACAAGCTCGTGTAGATTTCGTCCTTTTTTAGTTGCAAACCAAAAGGACGAAGCAAAAGATaacataaccaaaaaaaaacagggtTTATTGTTAGTAAATTCTTTAAACTCATGGCAAAGAAGTTGCTACTGATTGTCCTCCTTGCTTCACACTTGTTCGTGTCCGGTACGTTTtgtctccattttttttttatatatttaacttttttttcccCTAATCATAACTCTTAACTATGTTCGCAGGAGTGTTGTCAGTGAGTAACATTACCATAGAGAACAAATGTAATCAGACAGTTTGGCCAGTAATCTTCTCATGGAAATCAAACCTCTCCACCACTGGTTTCGTTCTCAGAAGCGGCGAGGCGCGTGCCCTACCGGCGCCATCTTCATGGGATGGTCTTATCTCGGCTAGGACGCTCTGCTCAACAAACTCGACTGGATACTTCTCGTGCGCCACCGGGGACTGCGGATCCGGCATCATAGAATGTCCCGGCTCATATGGTTGGTCTGCCGTGACGTATGTCTACTTTAGAATGGACCACGGCGGAGTTAGCACCTACACAATCACTGTCGAGCACGGTTACAACCTTCCCTTAGTGGTAGTCCCGTCACAGCCTAGCCAGACATGTATCAGCACCGGTTGTTTGGTTGACTTGAACAAGACTTGTCCAGAGGATCTTGGTTATTTCACCGCTGGGAAACAAATCGGCTGCATAAGCGCGTGCAGAAAGTACGGCACCAGAGAAATTTGCTGCACTAATGACTTCAGGTCAAAGGAAAGATGCGAGAGGACGATGTACACGAAGAACTTCGAGCAAGCTTGCCCACTCACCTATAGCTATGCCTTCGATGAAAATAACAGCACCATTAAATGCCCTAAGTCAACTGACTTCGTCGTCACGTTTTGTCCCTCGTCCATTCCCAATAACACCAGGTCAGACTCTCTTTCATTTGGTGGGAATTTGATAAAATAGGGGATTTTTTTCGTTTTGCTACATTTTTAGGCCTATATATAGTTTAAGAATGAAAGGAGAAACATTTAAACATactatataaaaaagaaacatcaaaACCATATATAAAAGGGATTCATGTAGAATATCATAATCAATTATATCTTTTTCCACTCAGAGCTTTTCCTTGGCTCCAACCCATGGTATGCTTGTGACTATCgttatagcaaaaaaaaaacttctatgCGTCTTTCTGCATGTTCTACTAGTAGCCCGCTCGTTTTATAATTTTAGCAAGTCATGTCCAAGATGATTTCTAGGTACTGAAAAGAAACTGCACTTCATCAACACAAAAGTTAATCTCCTTTGTTGAGATATAATCTACTTGAATGAAACCTTAAGAAATATTTTAGGGTTTCTCTACGTCACTCTATATATCTTCCTGCAATGTAACTTCTCCTCACAAAGATTCTAGCACCACCTCGGTCGGCTCACGAACTTCCTTGCACGCAGCATCAAAAAGTGTTGGAGAAAAGTTGTCATCTCCAAACACTGCATCTTGTTTGGTGTTGTGTCTTGGAAGTACTCTTAGAAACAATTTAACTTATCATCCATAGTCTGAATGATCCTTTGGTTCATCGCCTCCATCATCTCGTCTAGTTTCTATAGAAACACTGTCATGGAGTTGAATCTTTAGACTTTGATACCAAGTTGATATAAAGCTTAGTTCACACAAGAACTAAACTGAGTATTTAGgctaacttttctttttaatcctTTTCTCTCTTACAGAATAAGGTTAATTCTTATAAGTTATGGactattattaatcatatacGACTTAATGACAAAAGGAAAACGATTAAAgcataatataaaaagaaaaacatcaaaaccaatgataaaagaaaaagtCTCCAAAACCCTTAATGTGAATATCATAATCAACCCTGTACATTTCTAACCATAGTCATGTATCATGAGCTTTATAGAAATTCCCATAGAAGAGAAGTAGCTCGGCCTTCATGCATACATATTATATTGGTTCAACTAATTGGTTTCTACTTTCATAaactaatatatgtaattatgaTATTTGCTCGGGAAACAACAACAGAAGCTCCATGTCTCCATTTGCAGGACCCAAAAgtaaattttcttttcctcatTCCATAAagacgtgtatatatatatatatgcaatgttttcttttggttttattaGTCATAATTTTCATTTGATAAATTTGCAGATAATTCTCAAGGGAAGTTAAAACCCATACTTGGTACCACCTTCATTGCAACCACAACTATGTTGCTCATTTATGTACATAGCACCTAAGTTTTGCTTGTTGTTCTTGTAGGAGGCTCATCCGCCTTAGCCGCGTTGATCATTGTTGTTGCGGTTGTGGTAATGGTTAGAGCAAAGAATGCGAGAAGAAAGCGTGATTCAAATTACGAGAAGATTGAAGCGGTTGTAATGTTGAAACGATATAGTTATGCAGACGTCAAGAAGATGACAAACTCATTTGCCAATGTTCTTGGAAAAGGAGGATATGGAACTGTCTATAAAGGAAAACTACCCGATTCGAGCGGACAGGATATCGCACTTAAGATCTTAAAAGACCCAAAAGAGAATGGAGAAGACTTCATCAATGAACTAGCTAGCATGAGCATAGCATCTCATGTCAACATCGTCTCTCTCTTTGGATTCTGCTATGAAGGGAGCAAGAGAGCTATCATCTACGAGTTCATGCCTAATGGATCCCTTGACAAGTTCATTTCCGAAGATATATCAACGAAGATGGACTGCAAAACGTTATACAACATTGCGTTAGGCGTTGCTCGTGGGTTGGATTACTTGCACAATAGTTGCGTATCAAAGATTGTGCATTTCGATATAAAGCCACAGAATATACTCCTAGATGAAGATTTGTGCCCAAAGATTTCGGATTTTGGTCTTGCTAAGCTGTGCAAGAAAAACGATAGCATCATATCAATGTTGGAGGCGAGAGGGACCGTTGGTTACATTGCTCCTGAAGTGTTTTCCAAGAGCTACGGAGCAGTTTCCCATAAGTCTGATGTGTATAGTTATGGAATGGTGGTGCTTGAGCTGATTGGTTTGACCAGCAGAGAGAGAGCTGAAACTTGTAGGTCCAGTATGAGTACAATGTACTTTCCGGATTGGATCTATAAGGATCTGGAGAGGAATGAAAATATGAGAGTATTAGGAGATCATGTTattgaagaggaagaggagataGTGAAGAAAATGACGTTAGTGGGTTTGTGGTGTATTCAGACCAATCCATGTGACCGTCCACCGGTGAAAAAGGTTGGTGAGATGTTAGAGGGAGGTCTAGAAGCTCTAGTGGTTCCACCTAAGCCTCTCCTTACTCCAGCCATAATGGCTTGGGAAACTATTGAAGAGAGTGAAGAGACTTCTAGTCTTCTGACACTAAGCCACTCAGaaagattttaaaatctttaaagaGTTCATAATGAATAAACACTAGATCTTTTTTACTATATACAAACATAAGAATTCAACTGAAGGTagtcagaaaaaaagaaaaagaaaaaaagagagcgTCAATAAGTATTCAACAGTTTTAAATGTTCATTAACGTGTAAAAGTCTATAGAAAATAATTCTTCATGAAACATAAGGAGTAAAAATCTTATGGATCagcgttcaaaaaaaaaagaaaaatcttttgAATGTGATTGAAACTCCtctattatgaaaaattaaagTAAAGAAGATGCTGAGAAGAAAGAATCTATATGAGGATGCATGCAGTGGTCCTGTGTTTATTGGCGCCTAAAGCATGTTAAGAAAATTATGCCCCTtaatgatatttaattttagcatttttaatcatttaatcagaataactcaaaatatattaaaatttaaatttgtttactaaaaaataaagtatatcACTgccaatattttttgtttaaaagtaAGAGGAATAAAATTATTCAACTATTTTATAAGATAATGGGAAAGtcattgatatttatattttttattatgttaaaacatattaacttttaatatattttatagttatgtTTTCTGTCATTTGTATAAAAATTCTAACATCTCAACCATATTTATCgtttttttacaatatttctCGACACTAACATTTCTTTAACTTTGTTGAATTTCAAAGAATTACAGAGAGAGCATAATCTCTAATATATGATAGTTAtgtttgattatattttaaaactcctaaaattacaataatcataaaataatagttaagTTCAGATCTACATAGAAAATGCAATAAATAGTTATGtttttgtgtaatatttatttcataCATAATTGAAAGGAAACTAAGATTTTTTAGAAATCAAACACGTCTTATTTGTAATcattataaaaaggaaaatattaaGGGAGGGGGCAAGTAAAAGCCGAGTTCGAGTTCGAACCTGCCACTAGTAGGATAAGTGTTGAGATTTGTAAACCCCTAGACTAAAGCGGACTCCATGTGTTTTGGCGCCTCTAATATATTCATAGACTTGGCGCCCAAAGCCCATGCTTTATGAACTTTAGGTCCGAGCCGGCCTTGGATGCACGTGATGAAAAACTCACGTGCGATTAGAAGAAGCTCTTGCTCTGGGCACTGATCTCGTGTAGAGCTCTTCGTATTATGTAATTGATGATGTGCTCGATTCAACGTGTAATTCAAACCCTGTTTTAACATTCTTTTGTTTCAGCTACACATAAACCAAACCTAAGTAAACtgttagattcgggttaatATGAGTTTctaacttaaaatcaattggcaaTGAGTGGATTGACATTAATcttttatatagtagtagattAATTCTTAGATTTCCGATGTGagatgtttctcatcaatacccTCCCTCACGCTCAGACATCTAAATCTGAAATGTGGACAATGTGGGAATAACATCCACAGAGGGTCCACCATCGatatagtagtagtagtaattGTAGTAAATTAGGTCAAATGATTttatcgctctgataccataatagATTGATGAGAGTATAGTATTAGGAGAAGTATTATTGACTCTCGTCCCCGATATATTACAATATAGATATGCTTATATATAGAACTAAACCTAATTCCTAAACtaataagaaatattacattatagATAATGATAAGTATCCTATTCTAATATAttgacatatattttatatcttggATTTGGGTCGATCTAGATCTTCTAGATCTCCCAATACCCTCCCGCAAGCTCATATGTGGTAACATGTATGAGATTGGACAAATCTTCAAAATATGGTATTAGAAGTAATTCCTAGAAGTAGGAGAATTGAACGGCTCTGGATTTGTAACACTGGACTTTTCTTAAGAGTAGTTAATGTAGAGATACAAAATCGCTTGTTTTGGGGTCACCAAATACTTAGCttgagtagtagtagtagttgAAGTACATATACCTTTATACCATCATGAGCTTATGCTTCTTAATTATGATGGAAGGCAACGTAATAAACCATGCACAAACAGTCTGATGCGTTGAATTTGCAGTGATTTGTTTGGTGGTAGGAGTAGTAGTTGTGGCCTGTTAAAGCACCATTAGAAGTGGTTACTTGAAAAGTAAGCAATAACTATTTGTAGTTGTTAAAATAGTGCGGAAGTGACGGCATTGTTGTCGTGAATGAAACAAAGGCGGGTTTTTTAAAGAAGCCGACGGCTTGATGAAGCTCGATTGCTTGAGTAGAAGTAGAACTTGAACGCTGCTTGATGAAGCGGCTGTAGTAGAAGTAGTAACTCAAAGAGAAAGCAACACTGGCTTGTCCAGCTGCAACTTGCATAGTAAAGTAGTACGGAAGCAACTGCTTGTTGTCGTCAATGGAAACAAAAGGCATGATGTGAAGAATACACGATCATGATAGACGAACAACTTgtagaagagaagagagaaaaaatatttagaacaTAAAGTTTTTAGGTTTTAAGAATCTTTTtactctgataccatgttagattcAGATTATTATGGgtttccaacttaaaatcaattaataatGAATGGATTTGccttaactttttatataatactagattaattcttatatttccgatgtgggatgtttctcatcGATATAAACCAAGAAAGAATCGTTCAGTAACATGTTTGCCCGTGGTTTCGAACGTAAACCCATTTTAAAACTGGGTTGGTATCTATATCATCATCGATGTCAAAGACAATGAAAATGGATCAAAGAAGACAgagagaaatgatttttttgagAGATATGGACTAAACCGGACAAAATTGCTCTTAAATTCGGTTTACATACAAAAATGCCACTTTGGTAAAATGCAAAAAGTACAAAGATAAGTCACGTGCTAACACGTGTAGTATTATAAGCAGT
It encodes:
- the LOC108855933 gene encoding uncharacterized protein At4g18257; amino-acid sequence: MGGEEETKMRVVVESLGWITESSIMPKKHRAIEGVGPSSIMELKAQLYKSQEEAKQTKDFAGSDAQYHRAKERIAAKDSFAAKNSGVEGRALKDKIELKAVKDGAVSYAALEKKAQLYEKLARGELSDEEAEEKYCVDFFRKGTEHGEDLQAPRTSNISISAPPEDLKADGEDDGSLLFSTKFAGLGRAVETADISQHVRMVREVHQEVNQAREKATELKQRRQEQATNRREKLKQAYLRKQLEKLKAQQQQQPQQQDEGKI
- the LOC108855932 gene encoding cytochrome b561 domain-containing protein At4g18260 codes for the protein MKISTSLGTVLVSVIFYLSSASPFVICSSLDVTIDNHSPSHRKNNGSLLSNQMITSIKLHGILLWASMGFLMPMGILFIRMANKANENGRNVKVFFYLHVIFQILAVVLATIGAIMSLRTLENSFNNNHQRLGLALYVAMWLQFLTGIFRPSRGSKRRLKWFLLHWILGTIVSVVGIINVYTGIRAYQKKTSSSRDSSIWTILFTAQLSCLVLFYLIQDKLEHFQKQRVVIDELDHHQNTDTNGRSNDQTIQVVTRNDQEQKVMVPQPCRKSNALVNLFKLI
- the LOC130511571 gene encoding PR5-like receptor kinase, with the protein product MAKKLLLIVLLASHLFVSGVLSVSNITIENKCNQTVWPVIFSWKSNLSTTGFVLRSGEARALPAPSSWDGLISARTLCSTNSTGYFSCATGDCGSGIIECPGSYGWSAVTYVYFRMDHGGVSTYTITVEHGYNLPLVVVPSQPSQTCISTGCLVDLNKTCPEDLGYFTAGKQIGCISACRKYGTREICCTNDFRSKERCERTMYTKNFEQACPLTYSYAFDENNSTIKCPKSTDFVVTFCPSSIPNNTRSSMSPFAGPKNNSQGKLKPILGGSSALAALIIVVAVVVMVRAKNARRKRDSNYEKIEAVVMLKRYSYADVKKMTNSFANVLGKGGYGTVYKGKLPDSSGQDIALKILKDPKENGEDFINELASMSIASHVNIVSLFGFCYEGSKRAIIYEFMPNGSLDKFISEDISTKMDCKTLYNIALGVARGLDYLHNSCVSKIVHFDIKPQNILLDEDLCPKISDFGLAKLCKKNDSIISMLEARGTVGYIAPEVFSKSYGAVSHKSDVYSYGMVVLELIGLTSRERAETCRSSMSTMYFPDWIYKDLERNENMRVLGDHVIEEEEEIVKKMTLVGLWCIQTNPCDRPPVKKVGEMLEGGLEALVVPPKPLLTPAIMAWETIEESEETSSLLTLSHSERF